A stretch of DNA from Pristiophorus japonicus isolate sPriJap1 unplaced genomic scaffold, sPriJap1.hap1 HAP1_SCAFFOLD_1269, whole genome shotgun sequence:
gctccgagtgtgggaaaagATTTGCTCAGCCATTCGGCCtccagtcacaccagcgagttcacactggggagaggccgttcagttgCTCCCACTGCGGAAAGAAGTTCAGGCAGTCATCtaacctcactgaacaccagcgagttcacactggggagaggccgttcatctgctctgtgtgtgggaagggattcacttgttcttcccacctcactgaacataagcgagttcacactggagagagaccgttcatctgctccatATGTGGGAAAGGGTTTATTAAATCATCTCATCTTCTgagccaccagcgagttcacactggagagaggccgttcatctgctctgagtgtgggaagggattcgctcattCGTGCAGCCTGGTGatacaccaacgcattcacacggTGCAGAGGCcagtcatctgctctgagtgtgggaagggattctctcagacatccagcctgctgagacaccagcgagttcacactggggagataccttttacctgttccgtgtgtgggaagggattctctcagacatccagcctactgacacaccagcaagtt
This window harbors:
- the LOC139242254 gene encoding zinc finger protein 135-like, coding for SSILERHKDTRTTEKPWKCGDCGKGFNSPSQLEIHRRIHTGEKPFTCSECGKRFAQPFGLQSHQRVHTGERPFSCSHCGKKFRQSSNLTEHQRVHTGERPFICSVCGKGFTCSSHLTEHKRVHTGERPFICSICGKGFIKSSHLLSHQRVHTGERPFICSECGKGFAHSCSLVIHQRIHTVQRPVICSECGKGFSQTSSLLRHQRVHTGEIPFTCSVCGKGFSQTSSLLTHQQVHTGERLFTCFQCGKRFTHSSNLLTHQRVHK